In Phalacrocorax aristotelis chromosome 6, bGulAri2.1, whole genome shotgun sequence, one DNA window encodes the following:
- the TMEM205 gene encoding transmembrane protein 205, which produces MLTVTKPSNTVKLLHLIFLSTSWGMQIWVTFVAGFVMGSHLPRHTYSFIQRKLFPYYFHISSTCAFLNLTLFAMYHPSELLSDEQTTQIIIFFICVAASVLNTQWFGQVTSDIVADMHVIECSHGLGQEVGLFTSKSCRQLCASNPSYRQLSCQLTLYRTLSSLCNLCCIVCNSLSLYYLAAHLSAL; this is translated from the exons ATGCTGACTGTCACGAAGCCCTCCAACACCGTCAAACTGCTGCATCTCATTTTCCTCTCGACTTCCTGGGGAATGCAGATCTGGGTGACCTTCGTGGCTG GGTTCGTGATGGGGAGCCACCTCCCTCGCCACACCTACAGCTTCATCCAGCGCAAGCTCTTCCCCTACTACTTCCACATCAGCTCCACTTGTGCCTTCCTCAACCTGACTCTATTCGCCATGTACCACCCCAGCGAGCTGCTCAGTGATGAACAAACAACCCAG ATCATCATCTTCTTCATTTgtgttgctgcttctgtgctgaaCACACAGTGGTTTGGGCAGGTCACCTCCGACATCGTGGCAGACATGCATGTCATCGAGTGCAGCCATGGCCTCGGCCAGGAGGTCGGGCTGTTTACCAGCAAGTCCTGCCGGCAGCTGTGTGCCTCCAACCCCAGCTACAGGCAGCTGTCCTGCCAGCTCACCCTCTACCGCACTCTGTCCTCCCTCTGCAACCTCTGCTGCATTGTGTGCAACAGCTTGAGCTTGTACTACTTGGctgcccatctctctgcccTATGA